A single window of Lutzomyia longipalpis isolate SR_M1_2022 chromosome 1, ASM2433408v1 DNA harbors:
- the LOC129797369 gene encoding ras GTPase-activating protein raskol isoform X1, with protein MIHHSTPDSTETLGEGTKRRSTFYVPLVGAEDTSSVSLDQSLSGLDWSLSDSMSSTDVLSVSPSRNSPTTTRYKRYGVVLNRMNTVEADDQTESPLSSLSNIPVSCNVSMSSKVKEKSKTLPQNLTQAATFPPKNSFLLKSTPKISLNYSSGNESSPSMKASSDKKSSSLSFIRRAHSTKLSRSNSLLRSLTHRSDAVTTHEDPVKALDIEMLQKILRADSVTDAVREMFLTQETPAKVPLDDEAVHSDTSYEKACRRGSAPATPILNQKQPEAPTSRFTNFFSKRSFRANPLKRTKSVTKLERAKRGPGGLRGSRSHESLLSSHAVMSTIDLSCTGAVGVAPVHQSVLGRRHCFQVRGGPRGERYYSCGSRQERDLWIYSLRKSIAPNADHTRRTDNSLKMWVYEAKGLPPKKKYFCEINLDKTLYGRTSVKLKGDLLFWGEYFDFPDIPDINLITVNVFREGERKKKRDKHTYVGCVKIPIHEITARMFCEDWYPIISEKVDSFGRNSVKDGFPTLRIKCRFQSIDVLPLEIYQDFLSYLKEHYKKVCEILEPVIGVKAKEDIGQALVLLMHSHGMAGAFLTDVVALDLLRVGDQRLTFRGNSLATKSMEAFLKLTGEQYLQDTLSAPIAEIISSDRDCEVDPAKATGSLSRQQQALRNAVKVAWSSIAESHKHFPPQLRNCFATFRERLQQLNREDMADNLISASIFLRFLCPAILSPSLFNITNELPSARATRNLTLVAKTLQTLANFTRFQAKEGFMEFLNDFLEQEAGRMKEFLHLISTRTDQPTQETILDWTGYIDQGKQLSILHTLLSESIAKLSSARQQELHQLLTVLEKITKAKEVTAFAQQTGGNQENMANVQNVQCKTNDRGVIRGVLTPNSLEKNIFRYNDPTCSPFLNAQHQTNGLQHSQSTSSISSAPVLHQSVAIPASIQHHIANSTDRLHQQTSSPVRQHKAPAAPTAFYYAPKVIGGQQKDTKDFLSGSFRANTLPRNNIIISTNGNHQNAPTTEDSNSNFIQIGVDTSNAFVRKSPTPLLKPTPNKNRSSTTIVGPNRSIVNLGMPNESVVVNSGNFNMPMNLEDLDDLLNYADEQAAKPNAGVPAKETLAAKGSNASIGQISNVCSSGYQSIATQSQSSSPVENHHGADPKAPKRPPPTKYQFGGTKETASAVGATSQTHAFKNPMYHIQNHSHHSQSSQKSSSLTPSSSEERLDYANVNGNTAAAIIGEIRGESELSMVAADLLPAPTRLSAHRLPRTNPMMQYKREEPLANLGAGGSRYQRRLSVESARTLSDSSTDTEGYTMEGKRRRSGRSVEQCEREIQRLQAAVDSMRSKLEESGLRGDPNNLRDSNDDLLSMSHHSDSKMRSIISRLIAMEEELRREQLKMSLALSHKQRVIEAQGQQIAALDAANNRLLSALSSLRQRYENQQAGGRDDDSPSGSGHNGQTSTTC; from the exons ATGATTCATCATTCCACGCCGGATTCTACGGAGACACTTGGTGAGGGTACGAAGCGTCGATCGACGTTCTATGTGCCACTCGTGGGTGCCGAAGACACCTCCAGTGTCTCCCTTGATCAAAGCCTTAGTGGACTTGATTGGAGTTTGAGTGACTCCATGTCCTCAACGGATGTCCTATCGGTTTCACCATCACGAAATAGTCCCACAACAACACGGTACAAACGCTATGGTGTTGTACTCAATCGCATGAATACCGTGGAAGCAGACGACCAGACAGAGAGTCCTCTGTCCTCCCTCTCAAATATCCCCGTGAGCTGCAATGTGAGCATGAGCTCGAAAGTGAAGGAGAAGTCAAAGACCCTGCCACAGAATTTAACGCAGGCGGCGACATTTCCGCCAAAAAACTCCTTCCTGCTAAAGTCGACGCCCAAAATTTCCCTCAATTACTCATCTGGAAACGAGTCGTCGCCATCGATGAAAGCATCATCGGACAAGAAGTCGTCATCGCTTAGCTTCATAAGGCGTGCTCACTCAACCAAATTGTCGCGCAGCAATTCACTGTTGCGTAGTTTAACCCACCGTTCAGATGCCGTGACCACGCACGAGGATCCCGTGAAGGCACTCGACATTGAAATGCTTCAAAAAATCCTCAGAGCTGATAGTGTCACAGATGCCGTGCGTGAAATGTTTCTCACACAAGAGACCCCCGCAAAGGTTCCCCTTGACGACGAAGCTGTGCACTCCG ATACATCGTATGAGAAAGCCTGTCGACGGGGTTCAGCACCAGCCACGCCGATTCTTAATCAGAAACAACCTGAAGCACCTACGTCCAGGTTtacaaatttcttctcaaagaG ATCCTTCAGAGCAAATCCACTGAAACGTACAAAGTCCGTGACGAAATTGGAGCGCGCCAAGAGGGGCCCTGGTGGTCTGAGAGGATCACGATCACATGAGAGTCTACTCTCGAGTCACGCTGTGATGTCAACCATTGATCTCTCCTGCACAGGAGCTGTTGGAGTAGCTCCAGTTCACCAGTCTG TCCTCGGACGAAGGCATTGCTTCCAAGTGCGTGGTGGACCACGCGGTGAGCGGTACTACAGCTGCGGAAGTCGCCAGGAGAGGGATTTGTGGATCTATAGCCTTCGCAAATCAATAGCACCCAATGCTGACCACACACGACGGACAGACAACTCCCTGAAGATGTGGGTGTACGAAGCCAAAGGTCTACCGCCAAAGAAGAAGTACTTCTGCGAGATTAATCTCGATAAGACACTGTATGGGCGCACATCGGTGAAGCTAAAGGGAGACCTCCTCTTCTGGGGCGAGTACTTCGACTTTCCCGACATTCCGGACATCAATCTTATCACAGTTAATGTTTTCCGTGAGGGTGAGCGCAAGAAGAAACGGGATAAGCACACCTATGTGGGATGCGTGAAGATACCCATTCACGAGATCACTGCCAGGATGTTCTGCGAGGATTGGTATCCAATTATCTCAGAGAAGGTAGACAGCTTTGGACGGAATTCTGTGAAGGATGGCTTCCCAACGCTACGAATAAAGTGTCGCTTCCAGAGTATTGATGTGCTCCCACTTGAAATCTACCAGGACTTTCTTTCATACCTCAAGGAACACTACAAGAAGGTGTGCGAAATTCTCGAACCCGTGATTGGTGTTAAGGCAAAAGAGGACATTGGACAGGCTCTTGTATTACTGATGCACTCACACGGAATGGCTGGGGCTTTTCTAACTGATGTTGTGGCTCTCGATCTTCTCCGAGTGGGCGACCAGAGACTCACCTTCCGCGGAAATTCACTCGCCACAAAGAGCATGGAGGCCTTCCTTAAGCTCACCGGTGAGCAATACCTGCAGGATACCCTCTCAGCTCCCATTGCTGAAATAATCTCCAGTGACAGGGACTGTGAAGTTGACCCCGCTAAAGCTACCGGAAGTCTCTCGCGACAGCAACAAGCTCTGAGGAATGCTGTAAAAGTTGCATGGAGTAGCATTGCTGAGTCTCACAA ACATTTCCCACCTCAATTGAGAAATTGCTTCGCAACATTCAGAGAACGCCTTCAGCAACTTAATCGAGAGGATATGGCAGACAATCTAATCAGTGCATCGATTTTCCTGCGCTTCCTTTGCCCGGCAATACTCTCCCCGAGTCTTTTCAACATCACCAATGAATTGCCATCGGCACGAGCTACGAGAAATCTCACCCTTGTCGCCAAAACCCTCCAAACTCTCGCCAATTTCACGCGATTCCAGGCTAAGGAGGGCTTTATGGAGTTTCTCAATGACTTCCTGGAACAGGAGGCGGGTCGCATGAAGGAATTCCTTCATCTCATCTCCACGCGTACAGATCAACCGACACAGGAGACAATTCTCGATTGGACAGGGTACATTGATCAGGGGAAGCAGCTTTCAATTCTTCACACACTCCTATCGGAGAGTATTGCAAAGTTGTCGAGTGCACGGCAACAGGAGCTCCATCAGCTCCTCACGGTGCTCGAGAAGATTACGAAAGCAAAGGAAGTTACGGCATTTGCCCAGCAAACGGGTGGGAATCAGGAGAATATGGCCAATGTGCAGAATGTGCAGTGTAAGACGAATGATAGAGGAGTTATTCGGGGTGTTTTAACACCCAATTCCCTTGAGAAGAATATCTTTCGGTACAATGATCCTACATGTTCACCATTCCTGAATGCTCAGCATCAGACGAATGGTTTGCAACACTCCCAGTCGACTTCGAGTATCTCTTCAGCACCAGTGCTGCATCAGAGTGTCGCTATACCGGCATCAATACAGCACCACATTGCCAATTCGACGGATCGTCTGCATCAGCAAACATCATCCCCTGTGCGACAGCATAAAGCACCAGCTGCACCAACGGCTTTTTACTACGCCCCAAAGGTCATTGGGGGGCAACAGAAAGACACCAAAGACTTCCTGAGTGGTAGCTTTAGAGCTAATACACTGCCCAGGAATAACATAATTATCAGCACAAATGGAAACCACCAGAAT GCGCCAACAACGGAGGACAGCAATTCCAATTTCATCCAAATCGGCGTGGATACGTCAAATGCTTTCGTACGAAAAAGCCCAACACCGTTGCTGAAGCCAACACCCAACAAGAATCGCTCCAGCACAACGATTGTTGGTCCAAATCGCAGCATCGTGAACCTCGGTATGCCCAATGAGAGTGTCGTTGTGAATAGTGGGAACTTCAATATGCCAATGAACCTCGAAGATTTGGATGATTTACTTAACTATGCAGACGAGCAGGCAGCTAAACCCAATGCAGGTGTCCCTGCTAAGGAAACTCTCGCTGCAAAAGGCAGCAATGCGTCCATCGGTCAAATTTCAAATGTCTGCAGTAGTGGATATCAGAGTATTGCAACGCAGAGTCAGAGCTCGTCACCTGTGGAGAATCACCATGGAGCTGATCCGAAGGCACCCAAGCGTCCACCACCGACAAAGTACCAATTTGGTGGTACAAAGGAGACCGCAAGTGCTGTGGGGGCAACGTCCCAGACGCACGCCTTCAAGAATCCCATGTATCACATTCAGAATCACTCCCATCACTCTCAGTCGTCGCAGAAGAGTTCTTCCTTGACACCATCGAGTAGTGAGGAGCGCCTTGACTATGCGAATGTGAATGGGAACACAGCTGCAGCTATTATTGGGGAGATAAGGGGTGAAAGTGAGTTATCCATGGTGGCAGCTGATCTTCTACCTGCTCCAACAAGGCTCAGTGCCCATCGTCTACCACGCACCAATCCCATGATGCAGTACAAACGCGAAGAACCACTCGCGAATCTTGGTGCTGGTGGTAGTCGCTACCAGAGGCGCTTGAGCGTTGAATCAGCCAGAACTCTGTCTGATAGCTCCACAGACACAGAGGGGTACACAATGGAGGGAAAAAGACGCAGATCAGGACGATCGGTGGAACAGTGCGAGCGGGAGATTCAGCGACTTCAGGCTGCGGTGGATTCAATGCGAAGCAAGCTTGAGGAGTCTGGTTTGAGGGGTGATCCCAACAACTTAAGGGACTCAAATGATGACCTTCTCTCTATGTCGCATCACAGTGATAGTAAAATGAGGAGCATTATTAGTAG GTTAATTGCAATGGAAGAAGAACTAAGGAGAGAGCAGCTGAAGATGTCATTGGCTCTTTCGCACAAGCAACGCGTGATTGAGGCACAAGGGCAGCAAATAGCTGCCCTCGATGCGGCCAACAATCGACTCTTGAGCGCCCTATCGAGTCTACGACAGCGCTACGAGAACCAGCAGGCAGGAGGTCGTGATGATGACTCTCCCAGCGGAAGTGGCCACAATGGACAAACGTCTACAACGTGCTGA
- the LOC129797369 gene encoding ras GTPase-activating protein raskol isoform X3, which translates to MGRRLTNRICEINYPSRIEGWLDVCEVEGQSTVARNLPWGPLYCVLQQDEQTFTAYCSEELSLTDSIFAELPRVRLDHQKRTSCRSQWQGPPTVEEEPEDGVGDISFCDQMIELNTTLDGKLDTSYEKACRRGSAPATPILNQKQPEAPTSRFTNFFSKRSFRANPLKRTKSVTKLERAKRGPGGLRGSRSHESLLSSHAVMSTIDLSCTGAVGVAPVHQSVLGRRHCFQVRGGPRGERYYSCGSRQERDLWIYSLRKSIAPNADHTRRTDNSLKMWVYEAKGLPPKKKYFCEINLDKTLYGRTSVKLKGDLLFWGEYFDFPDIPDINLITVNVFREGERKKKRDKHTYVGCVKIPIHEITARMFCEDWYPIISEKVDSFGRNSVKDGFPTLRIKCRFQSIDVLPLEIYQDFLSYLKEHYKKVCEILEPVIGVKAKEDIGQALVLLMHSHGMAGAFLTDVVALDLLRVGDQRLTFRGNSLATKSMEAFLKLTGEQYLQDTLSAPIAEIISSDRDCEVDPAKATGSLSRQQQALRNAVKVAWSSIAESHKHFPPQLRNCFATFRERLQQLNREDMADNLISASIFLRFLCPAILSPSLFNITNELPSARATRNLTLVAKTLQTLANFTRFQAKEGFMEFLNDFLEQEAGRMKEFLHLISTRTDQPTQETILDWTGYIDQGKQLSILHTLLSESIAKLSSARQQELHQLLTVLEKITKAKEVTAFAQQTGGNQENMANVQNVQCKTNDRGVIRGVLTPNSLEKNIFRYNDPTCSPFLNAQHQTNGLQHSQSTSSISSAPVLHQSVAIPASIQHHIANSTDRLHQQTSSPVRQHKAPAAPTAFYYAPKVIGGQQKDTKDFLSGSFRANTLPRNNIIISTNGNHQNAPTTEDSNSNFIQIGVDTSNAFVRKSPTPLLKPTPNKNRSSTTIVGPNRSIVNLGMPNESVVVNSGNFNMPMNLEDLDDLLNYADEQAAKPNAGVPAKETLAAKGSNASIGQISNVCSSGYQSIATQSQSSSPVENHHGADPKAPKRPPPTKYQFGGTKETASAVGATSQTHAFKNPMYHIQNHSHHSQSSQKSSSLTPSSSEERLDYANVNGNTAAAIIGEIRGESELSMVAADLLPAPTRLSAHRLPRTNPMMQYKREEPLANLGAGGSRYQRRLSVESARTLSDSSTDTEGYTMEGKRRRSGRSVEQCEREIQRLQAAVDSMRSKLEESGLRGDPNNLRDSNDDLLSMSHHSDSKMRSIISRLIAMEEELRREQLKMSLALSHKQRVIEAQGQQIAALDAANNRLLSALSSLRQRYENQQAGGRDDDSPSGSGHNGQTSTTC; encoded by the exons ATACATCGTATGAGAAAGCCTGTCGACGGGGTTCAGCACCAGCCACGCCGATTCTTAATCAGAAACAACCTGAAGCACCTACGTCCAGGTTtacaaatttcttctcaaagaG ATCCTTCAGAGCAAATCCACTGAAACGTACAAAGTCCGTGACGAAATTGGAGCGCGCCAAGAGGGGCCCTGGTGGTCTGAGAGGATCACGATCACATGAGAGTCTACTCTCGAGTCACGCTGTGATGTCAACCATTGATCTCTCCTGCACAGGAGCTGTTGGAGTAGCTCCAGTTCACCAGTCTG TCCTCGGACGAAGGCATTGCTTCCAAGTGCGTGGTGGACCACGCGGTGAGCGGTACTACAGCTGCGGAAGTCGCCAGGAGAGGGATTTGTGGATCTATAGCCTTCGCAAATCAATAGCACCCAATGCTGACCACACACGACGGACAGACAACTCCCTGAAGATGTGGGTGTACGAAGCCAAAGGTCTACCGCCAAAGAAGAAGTACTTCTGCGAGATTAATCTCGATAAGACACTGTATGGGCGCACATCGGTGAAGCTAAAGGGAGACCTCCTCTTCTGGGGCGAGTACTTCGACTTTCCCGACATTCCGGACATCAATCTTATCACAGTTAATGTTTTCCGTGAGGGTGAGCGCAAGAAGAAACGGGATAAGCACACCTATGTGGGATGCGTGAAGATACCCATTCACGAGATCACTGCCAGGATGTTCTGCGAGGATTGGTATCCAATTATCTCAGAGAAGGTAGACAGCTTTGGACGGAATTCTGTGAAGGATGGCTTCCCAACGCTACGAATAAAGTGTCGCTTCCAGAGTATTGATGTGCTCCCACTTGAAATCTACCAGGACTTTCTTTCATACCTCAAGGAACACTACAAGAAGGTGTGCGAAATTCTCGAACCCGTGATTGGTGTTAAGGCAAAAGAGGACATTGGACAGGCTCTTGTATTACTGATGCACTCACACGGAATGGCTGGGGCTTTTCTAACTGATGTTGTGGCTCTCGATCTTCTCCGAGTGGGCGACCAGAGACTCACCTTCCGCGGAAATTCACTCGCCACAAAGAGCATGGAGGCCTTCCTTAAGCTCACCGGTGAGCAATACCTGCAGGATACCCTCTCAGCTCCCATTGCTGAAATAATCTCCAGTGACAGGGACTGTGAAGTTGACCCCGCTAAAGCTACCGGAAGTCTCTCGCGACAGCAACAAGCTCTGAGGAATGCTGTAAAAGTTGCATGGAGTAGCATTGCTGAGTCTCACAA ACATTTCCCACCTCAATTGAGAAATTGCTTCGCAACATTCAGAGAACGCCTTCAGCAACTTAATCGAGAGGATATGGCAGACAATCTAATCAGTGCATCGATTTTCCTGCGCTTCCTTTGCCCGGCAATACTCTCCCCGAGTCTTTTCAACATCACCAATGAATTGCCATCGGCACGAGCTACGAGAAATCTCACCCTTGTCGCCAAAACCCTCCAAACTCTCGCCAATTTCACGCGATTCCAGGCTAAGGAGGGCTTTATGGAGTTTCTCAATGACTTCCTGGAACAGGAGGCGGGTCGCATGAAGGAATTCCTTCATCTCATCTCCACGCGTACAGATCAACCGACACAGGAGACAATTCTCGATTGGACAGGGTACATTGATCAGGGGAAGCAGCTTTCAATTCTTCACACACTCCTATCGGAGAGTATTGCAAAGTTGTCGAGTGCACGGCAACAGGAGCTCCATCAGCTCCTCACGGTGCTCGAGAAGATTACGAAAGCAAAGGAAGTTACGGCATTTGCCCAGCAAACGGGTGGGAATCAGGAGAATATGGCCAATGTGCAGAATGTGCAGTGTAAGACGAATGATAGAGGAGTTATTCGGGGTGTTTTAACACCCAATTCCCTTGAGAAGAATATCTTTCGGTACAATGATCCTACATGTTCACCATTCCTGAATGCTCAGCATCAGACGAATGGTTTGCAACACTCCCAGTCGACTTCGAGTATCTCTTCAGCACCAGTGCTGCATCAGAGTGTCGCTATACCGGCATCAATACAGCACCACATTGCCAATTCGACGGATCGTCTGCATCAGCAAACATCATCCCCTGTGCGACAGCATAAAGCACCAGCTGCACCAACGGCTTTTTACTACGCCCCAAAGGTCATTGGGGGGCAACAGAAAGACACCAAAGACTTCCTGAGTGGTAGCTTTAGAGCTAATACACTGCCCAGGAATAACATAATTATCAGCACAAATGGAAACCACCAGAAT GCGCCAACAACGGAGGACAGCAATTCCAATTTCATCCAAATCGGCGTGGATACGTCAAATGCTTTCGTACGAAAAAGCCCAACACCGTTGCTGAAGCCAACACCCAACAAGAATCGCTCCAGCACAACGATTGTTGGTCCAAATCGCAGCATCGTGAACCTCGGTATGCCCAATGAGAGTGTCGTTGTGAATAGTGGGAACTTCAATATGCCAATGAACCTCGAAGATTTGGATGATTTACTTAACTATGCAGACGAGCAGGCAGCTAAACCCAATGCAGGTGTCCCTGCTAAGGAAACTCTCGCTGCAAAAGGCAGCAATGCGTCCATCGGTCAAATTTCAAATGTCTGCAGTAGTGGATATCAGAGTATTGCAACGCAGAGTCAGAGCTCGTCACCTGTGGAGAATCACCATGGAGCTGATCCGAAGGCACCCAAGCGTCCACCACCGACAAAGTACCAATTTGGTGGTACAAAGGAGACCGCAAGTGCTGTGGGGGCAACGTCCCAGACGCACGCCTTCAAGAATCCCATGTATCACATTCAGAATCACTCCCATCACTCTCAGTCGTCGCAGAAGAGTTCTTCCTTGACACCATCGAGTAGTGAGGAGCGCCTTGACTATGCGAATGTGAATGGGAACACAGCTGCAGCTATTATTGGGGAGATAAGGGGTGAAAGTGAGTTATCCATGGTGGCAGCTGATCTTCTACCTGCTCCAACAAGGCTCAGTGCCCATCGTCTACCACGCACCAATCCCATGATGCAGTACAAACGCGAAGAACCACTCGCGAATCTTGGTGCTGGTGGTAGTCGCTACCAGAGGCGCTTGAGCGTTGAATCAGCCAGAACTCTGTCTGATAGCTCCACAGACACAGAGGGGTACACAATGGAGGGAAAAAGACGCAGATCAGGACGATCGGTGGAACAGTGCGAGCGGGAGATTCAGCGACTTCAGGCTGCGGTGGATTCAATGCGAAGCAAGCTTGAGGAGTCTGGTTTGAGGGGTGATCCCAACAACTTAAGGGACTCAAATGATGACCTTCTCTCTATGTCGCATCACAGTGATAGTAAAATGAGGAGCATTATTAGTAG GTTAATTGCAATGGAAGAAGAACTAAGGAGAGAGCAGCTGAAGATGTCATTGGCTCTTTCGCACAAGCAACGCGTGATTGAGGCACAAGGGCAGCAAATAGCTGCCCTCGATGCGGCCAACAATCGACTCTTGAGCGCCCTATCGAGTCTACGACAGCGCTACGAGAACCAGCAGGCAGGAGGTCGTGATGATGACTCTCCCAGCGGAAGTGGCCACAATGGACAAACGTCTACAACGTGCTGA